The proteins below come from a single Lineus longissimus chromosome 5, tnLinLong1.2, whole genome shotgun sequence genomic window:
- the LOC135487512 gene encoding cleavage stimulation factor subunit 3-like, with product MASEAATSTVVPFPREDLGAFVPDKVRKADKRIEDHPYDTEAWSVLIRDAQMKQVADARAVYERLVNQFPNCGKYWKIYIEQEMKSRNYERVEKLFQRCLMKVLNIDLWKTYLNYIRETKGKLPTFREKMAQAFDFALDKMGMDIMSYQIWSDYIAFLKSVEAVGSYAENQRITAVRKVYQRGIVNPMMNLETLWKDYCNYENSINPLIAKKWTEDRSRDYMNARRVSKEYEIIIRGLNRTMPSVPPQNNPEEAKQVDLWKKYISWEKSNPLRTEDHATITKRVMFAYEQCLLCLGHHPDIWYEAASYLEQSSKLLTEKGDQNAGKLFAEEASSMYERAITTLLKENMLLYFAYADFEESRMKYEKVHSIYKKLLAIEFVDPTLVYVQYMKFARRAEGIKSARIVFKVGREDPRSKFHVYVAAALMEYYCSKDKNVAFKIFELGLKKYGHIPEYILAYIDYMSHLNEDNNTRVLFERVLSSGQLEPEHSREIWSQFLDFESNIGDLASILKVEKRRAQVIEKLQEFEGKETALLVDRYRYLDLYPCSTSELKALGYRESSKQAAMQIMLHPELAGVNDIDEVEAKKNRPYYPKPDTSQMLPFKPKAIVPTGAHPVSGGVFPPPPAASELMTVLPPPTSFRGPFVLIDKFIKHFQDLKLPDVVHPVENGVDPGKMDAGTLYSIEASVSSRKRKTTTNADAEDSEDEEAVAPPVNDIYRARQQKRVK from the exons ATGGCGAGTGAAGCTGCCACTTCAACAGTCGTTCCGTTTCCTCGCGAG GATCTTGGAGCATTTGTGCCAGACAAGGTCAGGAAGGCTGACAAGAGGATAGAAGATCATCCGTATGATACAGAGGCATGGAGCGTGCTTATCAGGGATGCACAG ATGAAACAAGTTGCAGATGCAAGAGCCGTCTACGAACGTCTGGTGAACCAGTTCCCCAACTGCGGAAAGTACTGGAAGATTTACATAGAACAAGAG ATGAAATCACGAAATTATGAAAGAGTTGAGAAG CTTTTCCAGCGTTGTCTCATGAAAGTTCTCAACATAGACCTGTGGAAGACATATCTCAACTACATCAGAGAAACAAAGGGCAAACTTCCAACATTCAGAGAAAAGATGGCACAGGCTTTTGACTTTGCTCTTGACAAAATGGGAATGGACATCATGTCATACCAGATCTGGTCGGATTATATTGCGTTCTTAAAATCTGT AGAAGCTGTAGGGTCATATGCTGAGAATCAGCGAATAACAGCAGTGAGAAAAGTCTACCAGAGAGGTATAGTTAACCCCATGATGAATCTGGAAACTCTATGGAAGGATTACTGCAACTACGAAAAT agCATCAATCCATTGATAGCCAAAAAATGGACGGAAGATCGTTCACGCGACTACATGAATGCTAGAAGGGTGTCGAAAGAGTATGAAATCATAATCCGAGGGTTAAACCGGACGATGCCGTCAGTACCGCCCCAGAATAATCCAGAAGAAGCCAAGCAGGTTGATTTGTGGAAAAAGTACATTTCATGGGAGAAGTCGAATCCACTCAGGACAGAGGATCATGCTACTATCACAAAAAGAG TCATGTTTGCGTATGAGCAGTGTTTGTTGTGTCTCGGACATCATCCCGACATTTGGTACGAAGCAGCTTCATACCTCGAGCAGTCAAGTAAATTACTCACAGAAAAGGGG GATCAGAATGCTGGTAAGCTTTTCGCAGAAGAAGCATCGTCCATGTATGAGAGGGCCATAACCACGTTACTCAAGGAGAACATGTTGCTATACTTTGCATACGCTGACTTTGAAGAG AGTCGAATGAAGTATGAAAAAGTTCACAGTATCTACAAAAAGCTGTTAGCCATTGAATTTGTGGATCCAACACTG GTGTACGTTCAATACATGAAGTTTGCGAGACGAGCAGAGGGGATCAAGTCGGCCAGAATTGTGTTCAAGGTGGGCCGAGAGGATCCCAGGTCGAAGTTCCATGTTTATGTGGCAGCAGCTCTCATGGAATATTACTGTAGTAAA GATAAAAATGTAGCATTTAAGATCTTCGAGCTTGGTCTAAAGAAGTATGGTCACATTCCAGAATATATATTGGCATATATAGATTACATGTCACATTTAAACG AGGACAACAACACAAGGGTGTTGTTTGAGCGAGTTTTGTCATCAGGTCAACTGGAACCAGAACACTCGAGGGAAATCTGGAGTCAGTTCCTTGACTTTGAGTCCAACATTGGCGATCTGGCCAGTATATTAAAGGTGGAGAAGAGACGGGCACAAGTCATTGAAAAG TTACAAGAATTTGAAGGCAAAGAAACTGCGCTGCTGGTTGATCGGTATAGATACCTGGACTTGTACCCCTGCTCAACGAGCGAGTTGAAGGCTCTTGGATATAGG GAGTCGTCAAAGCAGGCAGCCATGCAGATTATGCTTCATCCTGAGTTGGCAGGAGtcaatgacattgatgaagttGAAGCTAAGAAAAATCGTCCGTATTATCCTAAACCGGATACGTCCCAGATGCTGCCATTCAAACCAAAAGCCATTGTCCCAACGGGTGCCCATCCAGTTTCAGGCGGTGTATTCCCACCCCCACCGGCTGCATCAGAACTCATGACCGTCTTACCACCACCAACAAGTTTTAGG GGTCCATTTGTTCTCATTGACAAGTTCATCAAACACTTCCAAGATCTTAAACTGCCCGATG TTGTTCATCCTGTCGAGAATGGTGTGGATCCTGGGAAAATGGACGCCGGAACCCTGTATTCAATCGAAGCTTCGGTTTCATCGCGAAAGCGTAAAACGACGACAAATGCCGATGCAGAGGACAGCGAAGATGAAGAGGCTGTGGCACCACCTGTCAATGACATTTATCGAGCTCGGCAGCAGAAACGTGTGAAGTAG